One region of Mugil cephalus isolate CIBA_MC_2020 chromosome 17, CIBA_Mcephalus_1.1, whole genome shotgun sequence genomic DNA includes:
- the gemin2 gene encoding gem-associated protein 2, translating to MKSDAEELMPRLLPVECGASTEDLNLNGPPRNPQEYLRQVQLEASLCPEVVVAQIDPKKLKKRQTVQVSVAGCPAAPLGFSPSLSWQQQQVSKFSDVRQSITKNRKHWSSQTLDDNVLLPKLADEEGWKRFCLGENIYRGSSACHTDADPEPALDYSKVGFPPFQSIVSRLNQSTVLMVLEVLISWFEERDFVPQLGRWLYALLACLEKPLLPEAHSSIRQLARRCAQLRSTLDNQEDEKLPALNLLICLVARYFEQNDLADQPE from the exons ATGAAATCGGACGCGGAAGAGTTAATGCCGAGGCTGCTGCCCGTGGAGTGTGGAGCCAGCACGGAAGACCTGAACCTGAATGGACCGCCGAGGAACCCCCAGGAATACCTGCGACAGGTCCA GCTGGAGGCGTCATTGTGTCCAGAGGTGGTGGTTGCTCAGATTGACCCAAAGAAACTGAAGAAGAGACAAACAGTTCAAGTATCG GTTGCAGGCTGTCCTGCTGCCCCACTGGGTTTCTCCCCCAGCCTCAGTTGGCAACAGCAGCAAGTCAGTAAATTCTCTGATGTCAGACag AGCATCAcgaaaaacaggaaacactggagtaGCCAGACTCTCGATGACAACGTGCTGTTG CCAAAGCTGGCTGATGAGGAGGGCTGGAAGAGATTTTGTTTAGGAGAGAACATTTATCGTGGCTCTTCTGCCTGCCACACAGATGCAGATCCGGAGCCAGCACTGGATTATAGCAAG GTGGGGTTCCCTCCCTTTCAAAGCATCGTCAGCAGACTAAACCAG TCCACGGTGCTCATGGTGTTGGAAGTCCTCATCAGCTGGTTTGAGGAACGAGACTTTGTTCCACAGTTG GGTCGCTGGTTGTATGCTTTGTTAGCCTGCTTGGAGAAGCCTCTACTCCCAGAAGCCCACTCATCCATCAGACAACTGGCCAGGAGATGTGCTCAGCTCCGCAGCACGCTG GATAACCAAGAGGATGAGAAACTGCCTGCCCTCAACCTACTCATCTGTCTTGTTGCCAG ATACTTTGAGCAGAATGATCTCGCCGATCAGCCGGAGTGA